One Massilia sp. 9096 genomic window carries:
- a CDS encoding PAAR domain-containing protein, with protein MHKRCYITLGAGTDAGGKVATASSSVSLDGVPRALEGDLVDCPNCHAQGRIACDGPRLKASEDGRRPALEDDLCLCRCSPAPRLVANQERYRQWVSDELV; from the coding sequence ATGCACAAACGCTGCTACATCACCCTGGGCGCCGGCACCGATGCCGGCGGCAAGGTCGCCACGGCCAGTTCCAGCGTGTCGCTGGACGGCGTCCCGCGCGCGCTCGAGGGCGACCTGGTCGATTGTCCCAACTGTCACGCCCAGGGCAGGATCGCCTGCGACGGCCCGCGCCTGAAGGCCAGCGAAGACGGCCGCCGCCCGGCGCTCGAGGACGATTTGTGCCTGTGCCGGTGCAGCCCGGCGCCGCGCCTGGTGGCCAACCAGGAACGCTATCGCCAATGGGTCAGCGACGAGCTGGTTTGA
- a CDS encoding alpha/beta hydrolase — protein sequence MSPRLLPLILAAGCAGAAHSGASHGATPMKLADYMALNGPAPTAKFAYGTAPSQYAELFLPSGQGPFPVAVLVHGGCWTKEFGGITQLRSMAGALAARGIASWNVEYRRVDEAGGGYPGTYQDMNAAMATLGQTARSYPLDLARLVAVGHSAGGQLVQWLGARSRIPASSPLYRAGTVPVRQVISLGGLADLRREKDVIKSSCERDIVDLTGVASKARPDVFSDTNAGDLMPNGGRTVLITGELDTISPPRVAHDFAARARAAGDEAEVVILPGASHYDEVAPSSPSWPLVLEQIEQALQVEKPAHKAQ from the coding sequence ATGTCGCCCCGCCTGCTTCCCCTGATCCTTGCCGCCGGATGCGCCGGCGCCGCCCACTCCGGCGCCTCGCACGGCGCCACCCCGATGAAGCTGGCCGACTACATGGCCTTGAACGGCCCGGCGCCCACTGCAAAGTTTGCCTACGGCACGGCGCCGTCGCAGTACGCCGAACTGTTCCTGCCGTCCGGCCAGGGGCCGTTCCCGGTCGCGGTGCTGGTGCACGGCGGCTGCTGGACGAAGGAGTTCGGTGGCATCACCCAGCTGCGCAGCATGGCCGGCGCGCTGGCGGCGCGCGGGATCGCATCGTGGAATGTGGAATACCGCCGCGTCGACGAGGCCGGCGGCGGCTATCCCGGCACCTACCAGGACATGAACGCGGCGATGGCCACCCTCGGCCAGACCGCGCGCAGCTATCCGCTCGACCTCGCTCGCCTGGTCGCCGTCGGTCACTCGGCCGGCGGCCAATTGGTGCAATGGCTGGGCGCGCGATCGCGCATCCCCGCGTCCAGTCCTTTGTACCGCGCCGGGACGGTGCCGGTGCGCCAGGTGATCAGCCTGGGCGGCCTGGCCGACCTGCGGCGCGAAAAGGACGTCATCAAGTCGAGCTGCGAGCGCGACATCGTCGACCTGACCGGCGTCGCCAGCAAGGCGCGCCCGGACGTGTTTTCCGACACCAACGCCGGCGACCTGATGCCCAACGGCGGCCGCACGGTCTTGATCACCGGCGAGCTCGACACGATTTCGCCGCCGCGCGTGGCCCACGATTTCGCGGCTAGAGCACGCGCCGCGGGCGACGAGGCCGAGGTGGTGATCCTGCCCGGCGCCAGCCACTACGACGAAGTCGCGCCGAGCTCGCCGTCCTGGCCGCTGGTGCTCGAGCAGATCGAACAAGCGCTGCAGGTCGAAAAGCCCGCCCACAAGGCGCAGTAA
- a CDS encoding ABC transporter ATP-binding protein → MLELVNLSKSYGGRTVLASLSHRFQPGEFVAIMGESGVGKSTLLNLIAGLDTPDSGQVVVDGTPMSALDDEAATRLRRTRMGFIFQAFHALPHLTLAQNVALPLLLNGAADDGRAGAMLDAVGLAGRGRDFPRQLSGGELQRVAIARALVHRPALLLADEPTGNLDPETADSILHLLRAEIKASGAGAIMVTHSHAAAALADHTLLLTRAGLKPA, encoded by the coding sequence ATGCTCGAACTCGTCAATCTCAGCAAGTCCTATGGCGGCCGCACCGTGCTGGCCAGCCTGTCGCACCGCTTCCAGCCCGGCGAGTTCGTCGCCATCATGGGCGAATCGGGCGTCGGCAAGTCGACCCTGCTCAATCTGATCGCAGGCCTGGACACCCCCGATTCCGGCCAGGTCGTGGTAGACGGCACGCCGATGTCCGCCCTCGACGACGAAGCCGCCACGCGCTTGCGGCGCACGCGCATGGGCTTCATCTTCCAGGCCTTCCACGCGCTGCCGCACCTGACGCTGGCGCAGAACGTGGCGCTGCCGCTGCTGCTGAACGGCGCCGCCGACGATGGACGCGCCGGGGCGATGCTGGACGCGGTCGGCCTGGCCGGGCGCGGCCGCGACTTCCCGCGCCAGCTGTCCGGCGGCGAGCTGCAGCGCGTGGCGATCGCGCGCGCGCTGGTGCATCGCCCGGCCCTGCTGCTGGCCGACGAACCGACCGGGAACCTCGACCCGGAAACCGCCGACAGCATCCTGCACCTGCTGCGCGCCGAGATCAAGGCCAGCGGCGCCGGCGCCATCATGGTGACCCATTCGCATGCCGCCGCCGCGCTCGCCGACCATACCCTGCTGCTGACCCGCGCCGGACTGAAACCGGCCTAG
- a CDS encoding diguanylate cyclase: MDSTTMVVALALGNLALCAVLFFFEQADGRPAALSAWGWSRQMQAAGWLLLAIGVAGVVPEWLALPAAYGLVFAGVAWEAGAQWERAGFGRWRRVVAPLLGVAILVFLLCYLADPVGLGMRALATSLILGVSYLAASVALARGWSEASMLRRFLAVATGWLAFLVGARGALVMLSPAGWGWMSNDMLRQLHSGALYLLMLVGGFGWLLLGRERLQGELARAEVLDPISNVPNRRGFFQLLAPWMALARRPGPPTALVLFDLDSFKRINDGYGHAAGDAVLLDLLDACKRQLRDSDQLGRLVGVEFAILLPRTSLQDAALVAERMRAAIEDRRVKTERALIALTASFGVTTLRADDSTVTLLARAEDALRAAKALGRNRVELAPPPAAPDASDADQPDEVGASGAGSGAGGQTLVHAEALAAQGDAADRRAR, from the coding sequence ATGGACTCGACCACGATGGTAGTGGCGCTGGCGCTGGGCAACCTGGCCCTGTGCGCCGTGCTTTTTTTCTTTGAACAGGCGGACGGTCGCCCGGCGGCGCTGTCGGCCTGGGGCTGGTCGCGCCAGATGCAGGCGGCCGGCTGGCTGCTGCTGGCGATCGGCGTGGCGGGCGTGGTGCCCGAATGGCTGGCGCTGCCGGCCGCCTACGGCCTGGTGTTCGCCGGCGTCGCCTGGGAAGCCGGAGCGCAATGGGAACGCGCCGGCTTCGGGCGCTGGCGCCGCGTCGTCGCGCCGCTGCTGGGCGTGGCCATCCTGGTGTTCCTGCTGTGCTACCTGGCCGATCCGGTCGGGCTCGGGATGCGCGCGCTGGCGACGTCCCTGATCCTCGGTGTTTCCTATCTGGCCGCCAGCGTCGCGCTGGCGCGCGGCTGGAGCGAGGCATCGATGCTGCGCCGCTTCCTGGCGGTGGCGACCGGCTGGCTGGCCTTCCTGGTCGGCGCACGCGGCGCGCTGGTGATGCTGTCGCCGGCCGGCTGGGGCTGGATGAGCAACGACATGCTGCGCCAGCTGCACAGCGGCGCCTTGTATCTGTTGATGCTGGTGGGCGGCTTCGGCTGGCTGCTGCTGGGACGCGAACGCCTGCAGGGCGAGCTGGCGCGCGCCGAAGTGCTCGATCCGATCTCGAACGTGCCCAACCGGCGCGGCTTCTTCCAGCTGCTGGCGCCGTGGATGGCGCTGGCGCGCCGACCCGGCCCGCCGACTGCGCTGGTGCTGTTCGACCTCGACAGCTTCAAGCGCATCAACGACGGCTACGGCCACGCGGCCGGCGATGCCGTGCTGCTCGATCTGCTCGACGCCTGCAAGCGCCAGTTGCGCGACAGCGACCAGCTGGGCCGCCTGGTCGGTGTCGAATTCGCGATCCTGCTGCCGCGCACCAGCCTGCAGGATGCCGCCCTGGTCGCCGAACGCATGCGCGCCGCGATCGAGGACCGGCGCGTCAAGACCGAGCGTGCGCTGATCGCGCTGACGGCCAGCTTCGGCGTCACGACCCTGCGCGCCGACGACAGCACCGTGACGCTGCTGGCGCGCGCCGAGGACGCGCTGCGTGCGGCCAAGGCGCTGGGACGCAACCGCGTCGAGCTGGCGCCGCCGCCGGCTGCGCCGGACGCCTCGGACGCCGACCAGCCCGACGAGGTCGGGGCAAGCGGCGCGGGCAGCGGCGCCGGTGGGCAGACGCTGGTCCACGCCGAAGCGCTGGCCGCGCAGGGCGATGCGGCCGACCGGCGCGCGCGCTGA
- a CDS encoding YihY/virulence factor BrkB family protein — protein MAHPLEFALTSVKNFRANQGLLLAGAVAYYALLSIVPFLMLVVVVLSHFIDQHELLLTLRRYLELIVPGQSKPIIAEVAHFLDSRDLITWVLGATMLFFSSLAFAVLEQSMSVIFKHRASVRRRHFLISAIMPYCYVLALGFGVMIVTLAAGTLQVIGTESVELFGHTWSLNGISGALLYLLGLGGEILVLTSIYMVMPVGRLSLSHAFIGGVTAALLWEIARHVLVWYFTTLSKVNVVYGSMSTAIVVMFSLEIAASLLLFGAQVIAEYERVGQQGTGGDGGEAKGIGTGS, from the coding sequence ATGGCGCACCCGCTCGAATTCGCGCTCACCTCGGTCAAGAACTTCCGCGCCAACCAGGGCCTGCTGCTGGCCGGCGCGGTTGCCTACTACGCGCTGCTGTCGATCGTGCCCTTCCTGATGCTGGTGGTGGTGGTGCTGTCGCACTTCATCGACCAGCACGAACTGCTGCTGACGTTGCGCCGCTACCTCGAACTGATCGTGCCCGGGCAGTCGAAACCCATCATCGCCGAGGTCGCGCACTTCCTCGACTCGCGCGACCTGATCACCTGGGTGCTGGGCGCGACCATGCTGTTCTTCAGCTCGCTCGCATTCGCCGTACTGGAACAATCGATGAGCGTGATCTTCAAGCACCGCGCGTCGGTACGGCGGCGCCACTTCCTGATCTCGGCCATCATGCCTTACTGCTACGTGCTGGCGCTCGGCTTCGGCGTGATGATCGTCACCTTGGCGGCCGGCACGCTGCAGGTCATCGGCACCGAGAGCGTCGAGCTGTTCGGCCACACATGGTCGCTCAACGGGATCTCCGGCGCGCTGCTGTACCTGCTCGGCCTGGGCGGCGAGATCCTGGTGCTGACCTCGATCTACATGGTGATGCCGGTCGGCCGCCTGTCGCTGTCGCACGCCTTCATCGGCGGCGTCACCGCGGCGCTGCTGTGGGAGATCGCGCGCCACGTGCTGGTGTGGTACTTCACCACGCTGTCCAAGGTCAACGTCGTGTACGGCTCGATGAGCACGGCGATCGTCGTCATGTTCAGCCTCGAGATCGCGGCTTCTCTGCTGCTGTTCGGGGCGCAGGTGATCGCCGAGTACGAGCGGGTCGGGCAGCAGGGCACGGGTGGCGATGGAGGCGAGGCCAAGGGGATAGGCACCGGATCGTGA
- a CDS encoding 2Fe-2S iron-sulfur cluster-binding protein: MSSTTITLEPSGWTFDAPEGATLLQAAEQAGIELPSSCRNGICRACICRLRQGSVRYLVEWPGLSVDEKREGYVLPCVAVAQGDATLEQRLARRIVLPD; this comes from the coding sequence ATGTCTTCGACCACGATCACGCTGGAGCCGTCCGGCTGGACCTTCGACGCCCCGGAAGGCGCGACGCTGCTGCAGGCGGCGGAGCAGGCCGGCATCGAGCTGCCGAGCTCCTGCCGCAACGGCATCTGCCGCGCCTGCATCTGCCGCCTGCGCCAGGGCAGCGTGCGCTACCTGGTCGAATGGCCCGGTCTCTCGGTCGACGAGAAACGCGAGGGCTATGTTCTGCCTTGCGTCGCGGTGGCGCAAGGCGATGCGACGCTCGAGCAGCGCCTGGCCAGGCGCATCGTGCTTCCCGACTGA
- a CDS encoding bifunctional diguanylate cyclase/phosphodiesterase, translated as MPRRRSPFSLTLAAALTLGGGLAATAVLAASVERLELDRQALLAGGAVSTLLLTAFVQAAGARARKVLELVRERTADLKHSNQKLIDDVIARRRTEKALQESEQRFRQLVAMSSDWYWEQDAALRFTVMTGDFTEKAGVGMARFIGQTRWEIVPNLLDSEAGRAHKAALDAHQPFKNFEYRIVDDAGDERWFCVNGEPTFAEDGVFAGYRGTGSDITARKMTEQRVHHVAQHDALTGLPNRSLLQDRLCQAVAYAGRSGHPVWVMLIDLDRFKFVNDSMGHKAGDVLLMTVAARLRASLRDSDTVARLSGDEFVAILSGHADQPLTTEIVQRVMDSVAQPVMLGAKEFFVTCSIGVAAYPSDGTPADSLIEHADIAMYRAKKLGRNNFQFYTPAMNEESQERVRIESALRNALERNEFVLHYQPQVDLKSGRIVGMEALIRWKHPELGMVPPARFIGIAEETGLIVPIGAWVMRTAAAQNKAWQDAGLGPLRVAVNLSARQFGAADLVPGIERVLRDTGLDPACLELELTESLFMSDVTPAVELLHRMKSLGIQLSIDDFGTGYSSFSYLSRFPIDVLKIDRSFVNDLQHDANDAAIVASIIALAHNLRLSVIAEGVETAEQLDYLRHQGCDEMQGYYFSRPLPVHEFEQLLRQQRTLASQEDEPQAAAA; from the coding sequence ATGCCTCGCCGCCGTTCGCCGTTTTCGCTCACGCTGGCCGCCGCCCTCACCCTCGGCGGCGGCCTGGCTGCGACCGCCGTGCTGGCGGCGTCGGTCGAGCGGCTCGAGCTGGACCGGCAGGCGCTGCTGGCCGGCGGCGCCGTGTCGACGCTGCTGTTGACGGCCTTCGTGCAAGCCGCCGGCGCACGCGCGCGCAAGGTGCTGGAACTGGTGCGCGAGCGCACGGCCGACCTCAAACACAGCAACCAGAAACTGATCGACGACGTCATCGCGCGCCGGCGCACCGAAAAGGCGCTGCAGGAGAGCGAGCAGCGCTTCCGCCAGCTGGTCGCGATGTCGTCCGACTGGTACTGGGAGCAGGACGCGGCATTGCGCTTCACCGTCATGACCGGCGACTTCACGGAAAAAGCCGGTGTCGGCATGGCCCGTTTCATCGGCCAGACGCGCTGGGAAATCGTACCGAACCTGCTCGACAGCGAGGCCGGGCGCGCGCACAAGGCGGCGCTGGACGCGCACCAGCCGTTCAAGAACTTCGAGTACCGCATCGTGGATGATGCCGGCGACGAGCGCTGGTTTTGCGTCAACGGCGAGCCGACCTTCGCCGAGGACGGCGTCTTCGCCGGCTACCGCGGCACCGGCAGCGACATCACCGCGCGCAAGATGACCGAGCAGCGCGTGCACCACGTCGCCCAGCACGACGCGCTGACCGGCCTGCCGAACCGCTCGCTGCTGCAGGACCGCCTGTGCCAGGCCGTGGCCTACGCCGGCCGCAGCGGCCACCCGGTGTGGGTGATGCTGATCGACCTGGACCGCTTCAAGTTCGTCAACGACAGCATGGGCCACAAGGCCGGCGACGTGCTCCTGATGACGGTGGCGGCGCGCCTGCGCGCGAGCCTGCGCGACAGCGACACCGTGGCGCGCTTGTCCGGCGACGAATTCGTGGCGATCCTGTCCGGGCACGCCGACCAGCCGCTCACGACCGAGATCGTGCAGCGCGTGATGGATTCGGTGGCGCAGCCGGTCATGCTCGGCGCCAAGGAATTCTTCGTCACCTGCAGCATCGGCGTGGCCGCCTACCCGAGCGACGGCACGCCCGCCGACAGCCTGATCGAGCACGCCGACATCGCCATGTACCGCGCCAAGAAGCTGGGCCGCAACAACTTCCAGTTCTATACGCCGGCGATGAACGAGGAATCGCAGGAACGCGTGCGCATCGAAAGCGCGCTGCGCAATGCGCTGGAACGCAACGAATTCGTGCTGCACTACCAGCCGCAGGTCGACCTCAAGAGCGGGCGCATCGTCGGCATGGAAGCGCTGATCCGCTGGAAGCACCCGGAACTGGGCATGGTGCCGCCCGCGCGCTTCATCGGCATCGCCGAGGAAACCGGCTTGATCGTCCCGATCGGCGCCTGGGTGATGCGCACCGCGGCCGCCCAGAACAAGGCCTGGCAGGACGCTGGCCTGGGGCCACTGCGGGTGGCGGTCAATTTATCGGCACGCCAGTTCGGCGCCGCCGACCTGGTGCCCGGCATCGAGCGGGTGCTGCGCGACACCGGCCTCGATCCGGCCTGCCTGGAGCTGGAGCTGACCGAAAGCCTGTTCATGAGCGACGTCACACCGGCGGTCGAACTGCTGCACCGGATGAAGTCGCTGGGGATCCAGCTTTCCATCGACGACTTCGGCACCGGCTACTCGAGCTTTTCCTACCTGTCGCGTTTCCCGATCGACGTGCTGAAGATCGACCGCTCGTTCGTCAACGACCTCCAGCACGACGCCAACGACGCCGCGATCGTGGCGTCGATCATCGCGCTGGCGCACAACCTGCGGCTGTCGGTGATCGCGGAAGGCGTGGAAACCGCCGAGCAGCTCGACTACCTGCGCCACCAGGGCTGCGACGAAATGCAGGGGTATTACTTCAGTCGGCCGCTGCCGGTGCACGAGTTCGAGCAATTGCTGCGCCAGCAGCGCACCCTGGCCTCCCAGGAAGACGAGCCGCAAGCGGCGGCCGCCTGA
- a CDS encoding fused MFS/spermidine synthase, whose amino-acid sequence MPSRRPAPPAAPSGPLSVSSRPAAPLVRTRGNRRTLEFAPGDIQAEMLLSRPHALALAYTRAMMCFALFAPDPRHIVMVGLGGGSLAKFCHRHFPRARITVLELRADVIALRDQFRVPPDDGRFQVVHADAAHWLARMPQLADVLLLDGFDEDGLPEALANPGFYHDCRRVLRDGGVLVANVFTYDPRYRGVLEDLARVFDGRTCWIGKAAGNNRIVYALKSPPADGRASRLQRLLARRPGLGLGPLDALAVRAVLAWIAARSVFTRPQ is encoded by the coding sequence ATGCCCAGCCGCCGACCCGCGCCGCCCGCCGCACCATCCGGCCCACTTTCCGTTTCGAGCCGCCCTGCCGCGCCGCTGGTGCGCACGCGCGGCAACCGGCGCACGCTCGAATTCGCCCCCGGCGACATCCAGGCGGAAATGCTGCTTTCGCGCCCGCACGCGCTGGCGCTCGCGTACACGCGCGCGATGATGTGCTTTGCGCTGTTCGCGCCCGACCCGCGCCACATCGTGATGGTCGGCCTGGGCGGCGGCTCGCTCGCCAAATTCTGCCATCGCCATTTTCCGCGCGCGCGCATCACCGTGCTCGAACTGCGCGCCGACGTGATCGCCCTGCGCGACCAGTTCCGGGTGCCGCCCGACGACGGGCGCTTCCAGGTCGTGCACGCCGATGCCGCGCACTGGCTGGCGCGCATGCCTCAGCTGGCCGACGTACTGCTGCTGGACGGCTTCGACGAGGACGGCTTGCCCGAGGCGCTGGCCAATCCGGGCTTTTATCACGACTGCCGGCGCGTGCTGCGCGACGGCGGGGTGCTGGTCGCCAACGTGTTCACTTACGATCCGCGCTACCGTGGCGTGCTGGAAGACCTGGCGCGCGTGTTCGACGGCCGCACTTGCTGGATCGGCAAGGCAGCCGGCAACAACCGCATCGTCTACGCCTTGAAGTCGCCGCCGGCGGACGGGCGCGCGTCGCGCCTGCAGCGCCTGCTGGCGCGCCGGCCCGGCCTGGGCCTCGGCCCCCTCGACGCTCTTGCTGTGCGCGCGGTGCTGGCCTGGATCGCGGCGCGATCTGTATTCACGCGGCCACAGTAA
- the egtD gene encoding L-histidine N(alpha)-methyltransferase yields the protein MLNQTSTDAPFDPAALHVPAELDASLRERQAWISPKFLYDPLGSRLFEAICELPEYYPTRTEAAIFDLHGAEIARTVGSGCTLIDLGAGNCAKAASLFPLLRPRQYVPVDISAEFLIDAVARLQQRFREIEMRPVGMDFSRDGWDLPDFVREERRLFFYPGSSIGNFTPEEAREFLQRVRARCGRDGGLLIGVDLAKDHAVLDAAYDDALGVTAAFNLNVLNHVNRLLGADFDIRQWRHRGFYNAAQGRIEMHLEARSAQTVSWHGASRRFEAGERIHTENSYKYRVDNAVRLLEEAGFAATRVWTDPREWFAVVHARAVAH from the coding sequence ATGCTGAACCAGACTTCGACCGACGCGCCGTTCGACCCCGCGGCCTTGCACGTACCCGCCGAACTCGACGCGAGCCTGCGCGAGCGCCAGGCCTGGATCTCGCCCAAGTTCCTGTACGACCCGCTCGGCTCGCGCCTGTTCGAGGCGATCTGCGAACTGCCCGAATACTACCCGACCCGCACCGAGGCGGCGATCTTCGACCTGCATGGCGCCGAGATCGCGCGTACCGTCGGCAGCGGCTGCACCCTGATCGACCTGGGCGCCGGCAATTGCGCCAAGGCGGCCAGCCTGTTCCCGCTGCTGCGCCCGCGCCAGTACGTGCCGGTCGACATCTCGGCCGAATTCCTGATTGACGCCGTGGCCCGCCTGCAGCAGCGCTTCCGCGAGATCGAGATGCGTCCGGTCGGCATGGACTTTTCGCGCGACGGCTGGGACTTGCCGGACTTCGTGCGCGAAGAGCGCCGCCTGTTCTTCTATCCCGGCTCGTCGATCGGCAATTTCACGCCCGAGGAAGCGCGCGAATTCCTGCAACGCGTGCGCGCACGCTGCGGCCGCGATGGCGGCCTGCTGATCGGCGTCGACCTGGCCAAGGACCACGCCGTGCTCGACGCCGCCTACGACGATGCGCTGGGCGTGACGGCCGCTTTCAACCTGAACGTGCTGAACCACGTCAACCGCCTGCTCGGCGCCGACTTCGACATCCGCCAGTGGCGCCACCGCGGGTTCTACAACGCCGCCCAGGGCCGCATCGAAATGCACCTGGAAGCCAGGTCGGCGCAGACGGTATCGTGGCACGGCGCCAGCCGCCGCTTCGAGGCCGGCGAGCGCATCCACACCGAGAACAGCTACAAGTACCGCGTCGACAACGCCGTGCGCCTGCTGGAAGAAGCGGGCTTCGCCGCAACGCGCGTCTGGACCGATCCGCGCGAGTGGTTCGCCGTGGTCCATGCGCGCGCGGTGGCGCATTGA
- a CDS encoding L,D-transpeptidase, giving the protein MHIHTRPLSLSIALATAIAALPALARPTQAAKPAPAVQTAPAAQAASAQPRIDNAPAPQAMAAPAQHPVQVPAGAQHAAQLPPNGVADAGAATAGTDANAPSAAETERLLRAQVLLDRFHFSPGEIDGAYGSNMRQALAGFQKTHDLPPSGKLDDATWTALNADTTPTLLDYTLADADVAGPFRPIPDDMMEKAKLPALGYATPEEGLGEKFHASPALIKQLNPGKNLARAGEQIRVPNVVGTPALAPAARVVVSKDARILMLQDAAGKLLAQYPASTGSEHDPLPIGDWKITGVARNPVYHYNPKLFWDAQPGDKSATVPAGPNNPVGVAWMDLSKPHYGIHGTPVPGLVGKSESHGCIRLTNWSAAEVAGLVHAGTDVVLQE; this is encoded by the coding sequence ATGCATATCCACACCCGACCCCTATCCCTGTCGATCGCCCTGGCGACCGCCATTGCCGCCCTTCCCGCGCTCGCGCGTCCGACCCAGGCTGCCAAGCCTGCTCCGGCGGTGCAAACCGCACCGGCCGCCCAGGCGGCGTCCGCCCAACCGCGCATCGACAACGCCCCGGCGCCGCAAGCCATGGCCGCGCCGGCCCAGCATCCGGTCCAGGTCCCGGCCGGCGCCCAGCATGCGGCGCAGTTGCCGCCGAACGGCGTCGCCGACGCGGGCGCGGCCACCGCCGGCACGGACGCCAATGCGCCCAGCGCCGCGGAAACCGAACGCCTGCTGCGCGCCCAGGTGCTGCTCGACCGCTTTCACTTCTCGCCCGGCGAAATCGACGGCGCCTACGGCTCGAACATGCGCCAGGCCCTGGCCGGCTTCCAGAAAACGCACGACCTGCCGCCCAGCGGCAAGCTCGACGACGCCACCTGGACCGCGCTCAACGCGGACACGACGCCGACGCTGCTCGACTACACGCTGGCGGACGCCGACGTGGCCGGGCCATTCCGCCCGATCCCGGATGACATGATGGAAAAGGCCAAGCTGCCCGCGCTCGGCTACGCCACGCCGGAAGAAGGCCTGGGCGAAAAATTCCACGCCAGCCCGGCGCTGATCAAGCAGCTCAACCCGGGCAAGAACCTGGCGCGCGCCGGCGAGCAGATCCGCGTGCCGAACGTGGTCGGCACGCCGGCGCTGGCGCCGGCGGCGCGCGTCGTGGTCTCGAAAGACGCGCGCATCCTGATGCTGCAGGACGCGGCCGGCAAGCTGCTGGCCCAGTACCCGGCCTCGACCGGCAGCGAGCACGACCCGCTGCCGATCGGAGACTGGAAGATCACCGGCGTGGCGCGCAACCCGGTCTACCACTACAACCCCAAGCTGTTCTGGGACGCCCAGCCGGGCGACAAGTCGGCCACGGTGCCGGCCGGGCCGAACAATCCGGTCGGCGTGGCCTGGATGGACCTGTCCAAGCCGCACTACGGCATCCACGGCACGCCGGTTCCGGGCCTGGTGGGCAAGAGCGAATCGCACGGCTGCATCCGCCTGACCAACTGGAGCGCCGCCGAGGTGGCCGGGCTGGTGCATGCAGGGACGGATGTGGTGCTGCAGGAGTGA
- the egtB gene encoding ergothioneine biosynthesis protein EgtB has protein sequence MTTRSIAAMFEQVRQRSLHLAEPLSPEDCCAQSMPDASPVKWHLAHTTWFFETFILEAREAAFKPFHPAFRILFNSYYNGVGDKHPRPRRGLLTRPALSEVLAYRHDVDRRMGALLAARPDDAELAALVELGLQHEQQHQELILTDLKHLLAQNPLAPAYLDAPLEAAGAPGTLGWIDYPGDLAEIGHAGRGFAFDNEAPRHRVYLQPFALASRLVTNGEYLEFIAAGGYRDPSLWLSEGWDRVASGELAHPLYWREDDGVWREFTLHGLQALDPARPVTHVSMYEADAYARWRGARLPLEAEWEFAARDLEVTSGHLHPGAADGSGLTQMFGECWQWTGSSYSPYPGFQPAAGALGEYNGKFMVNQYVLRGSSCATPHGHARASYRNFFPASARWQFTGIRLAR, from the coding sequence ATGACCACCCGCTCCATCGCCGCCATGTTCGAACAGGTGCGCCAGCGTTCGCTGCACCTGGCCGAACCGCTCTCGCCGGAAGACTGTTGCGCCCAGTCGATGCCCGACGCCAGTCCCGTCAAATGGCACCTGGCGCACACCACCTGGTTTTTCGAGACCTTCATCCTGGAAGCGCGCGAAGCGGCATTCAAACCCTTCCACCCGGCGTTCCGGATCTTGTTCAATTCCTACTACAACGGCGTCGGCGACAAGCACCCGCGCCCGCGCCGCGGCCTGCTCACGCGCCCGGCGCTGTCCGAGGTGCTGGCCTACCGCCACGACGTCGACCGCCGCATGGGCGCGCTGCTGGCGGCACGGCCCGATGACGCCGAACTGGCCGCGCTGGTCGAACTCGGCCTGCAGCACGAGCAGCAGCACCAGGAACTGATCCTCACGGACCTCAAGCATCTGCTGGCGCAGAACCCGCTGGCCCCGGCCTACCTCGACGCGCCGCTCGAGGCCGCTGGCGCGCCCGGCACGCTGGGCTGGATCGACTACCCCGGCGACCTGGCCGAGATCGGCCATGCCGGGCGCGGCTTCGCGTTCGACAACGAAGCGCCGCGCCACCGGGTCTACCTGCAGCCCTTCGCGCTGGCCTCGCGCCTGGTCACGAATGGCGAGTACCTCGAATTCATCGCAGCCGGCGGCTACCGCGACCCCTCGCTGTGGCTGTCCGAGGGCTGGGACCGGGTCGCCTCCGGCGAGCTGGCCCATCCGCTGTACTGGCGCGAGGACGACGGCGTCTGGCGGGAATTCACGCTGCACGGCCTGCAAGCGCTCGACCCGGCGCGGCCGGTCACCCACGTCTCGATGTACGAAGCCGACGCCTACGCGCGCTGGCGCGGCGCGCGCCTGCCGCTGGAGGCCGAATGGGAATTCGCGGCGCGCGACCTGGAGGTAACGTCGGGTCACCTGCACCCGGGAGCAGCCGACGGTTCGGGCTTGACCCAGATGTTCGGCGAATGCTGGCAATGGACCGGGAGCAGCTACTCGCCGTATCCGGGCTTCCAGCCGGCCGCCGGCGCGCTCGGCGAGTACAACGGCAAGTTCATGGTCAACCAGTACGTGCTGCGCGGTTCCTCGTGCGCGACCCCGCACGGGCACGCCCGCGCGAGCTACCGCAATTTCTTCCCGGCCAGCGCGCGCTGGCAATTTACCGGGATCAGGCTGGCCCGATGA